A single region of the Salvia miltiorrhiza cultivar Shanhuang (shh) chromosome 8, IMPLAD_Smil_shh, whole genome shotgun sequence genome encodes:
- the LOC131001385 gene encoding uncharacterized protein LOC131001385 — protein sequence MASLSQICAHIYTMAMLFFSILLLELAILVRGAARATPRRSLTTDQFLKIIDQKAPARRYAAGLGFETSECSVCLCLYEDGDEVRKLKCKHTFHKGCVDTWLQQDSATCPLCRRPVLPVDVVLKHRNHRLQEYYDGGDEELMMMLYALHGNFLRRFF from the coding sequence ATGGCATCCCTATCTCAAATCTGTGCTCATATCTACACCATGGCAATGCTCTTCTTCTCCATCCTCCTCCTCGAGCTCGCCATCCTCGTCCGCGGCGCCGCCCGGGCCACCCCCCGCCGCTCCCTCACCACCGATCAATTCCTCAAAATCATCGATCAAAAGGCTCCGGCACGGCGGTACGCGGCGGGGCTGGGGTTCGAAACCTCGGAGTGCAGTGTTTGCCTATGCCTCTACGAGGATGGAGACGAGGTGAGGAAGCTCAAGTGCAAGCACACATTCCACAAAGGCTGCGTTGACACGTGGCTGCAGCAGGACTCCGCCACGTGCCCCCTCTGCCGGCGGCCGGTGCTGCCGGTGGACGTGGTGCTGAAGCACCGCAACCACCGGCTGCAGGAGTACTACGACGGCGGCGATGAGGAGCTGATGATGATGCTCTACGCCTTACATGGTAATTTCTTGAGGAGGtttttttga